The Mytilus galloprovincialis chromosome 2, xbMytGall1.hap1.1, whole genome shotgun sequence genome has a window encoding:
- the LOC143062389 gene encoding uncharacterized protein LOC143062389 has translation MQMILYTFICLIFFTGENFADRTSGKDCASVVTFSGETATKVVELLSDNCACKKVKEDDDDDEPQSPCTVKRPTDCGELDKSTCKSGIYKIFPDKMFGFKVFCEMKKHAAGLFSNVE, from the exons ATGCAGATGATTCTCTATACGTTTATATGTTTGATTTTCTTTACGGGAGAAAATTTTGCAGACAGAACGTCAGGAAAGGACTGCGCATCTG TAGTTACCTTTTCTGGTGAAACAGCGACTAAAGTCGTTGAGTTGCTATCTGACAATTGTGCATGCAAAAAAGTAAAagaggatgatgatgatgatgaaccCCAATCCCCATGCACAG taaaaAGACCAACTGACTGTGGTGAACTTGACAAATCAACTTGTAAAAGTGGAATTTACAAGATCTTTCCTGATAAAATGTTTGGTTTCAAAGTTTTCTGTGAAATGAAGAAACATGCGGCTGGACT GTTTTCCAACGTAGAATGA